The region cctcgtgcatcgatgagccttgggcgcccaacaccctgtcgcaggTTTGTCCCTCTCAGACcaatgtcggtaggtactcaccactgctgaccgggagcaccccacaacccTTACCGTTtcggagatgctctgacccagtcgtctggccataacaatttggcccttgtcaaagtcgctcaggtctttactcctgcccatttctcctgcatccaacacataaacttcaagaactgactgttcacttgctgcctaatatatcccaccccttgacaggtgccactgtaacaagatattcaatgttattcacttcacctgtcagtggtcataatgttttggctcattggtgtaggcccccccccccccccccaggtctgGATAAATCCGGGTCTCCAGGGCTGCAAGGCAGTGCCTCcactagctgcgccactgtgccacttgcgACCATTACAAACATCACATGGTGTCTTCCACATTTCCACCGTCAATGCACCCTGCCCAGAAATATTCTGGACTATACTCACTGTGTTTGTAGCATCCATTTGCGAAAGAGCTTTTTGTGTCCCTTGTTCAGCTGCCTGACCTCAGCTGAGAAAGGCAAGCTATCATCACTCAGCAATCTCATCAAGGTCTCCTACAATGGGATGAGAACATACGGTCACCTTCCAGACTGTGGCAGTCCTGGCCAtgcacagtgttgcagtgctaattgtttaggtgccggagctgtcactggtgccggagcgatcgctgttaaattccccgttgtttattttttatttttttacaaagatgccggagcggcgctccagtgagctccggcagcactgcacccctggccATGCAGTTATTTATTAGTTCCTTGCATTTGAATAACAGACCAATACAAGACATACCTGGTCCAGCTTTGGGGTCCGAAGCTTCTGCAAGGTGCGATCAGAAGTCAGAACTTTTGAACTACTGTGAGCTTCAAAGTACAGCTCAACAACACTTGGcttgaagaaaaaaaagagaaacatcaGTGGGACATCAGAAACTTGTGCCAAGCCAGAAACTGAGTGAATCACTTTTTAGCTGTTTCACTCTCACCTTCAAATCATAAGAATGTAAATTCAAATCTCACTCCAGAGTTggtcacatgaacaggccctacagcccaacttgtccatgccagctAAGATGCTcatctgtgccaaacccatttgcttgcatttgaaccatttccctttaaatccttcctattcatgtacatgttcaaatatattttaaatgttattgtacccacctcaaccacttcctctggcagcttgtttcatgtacttgtcactctctgtgtgataaagttgcccctcaggttcctactaaatctttccccttttaccATAAACCTTTGCCTTTTAGCTTTTGTTTCCccaaccctgagaaaaagacctcatgattttatacaccccaatAAGATCACTCACAGTCTCCTAtgttcaaggaataaagttccaccTAGCCCAACCTTTTCCATAACTCATCAAGGAGCAAGCTGAAACAAGTGCTTGGTTGGAGGTTTGGATAGTTTCCTGTCCCAGAAATGAATTTGCCTCTGGACCGGTTCACCCTCAACCCTGGGTAATTGAGCAAGCTGACTGGCCTGGGCCTACCTGAAGAGGTTTTGTGGATTTCTTGCCGGGAGTTGGAGCCAGACTTGACGCGTGACTGGTGTCTTTTCCTGTGGAGTTATCCCCTTCCTCCTCGGAGTCAGAAGATGAGTAATCACTCTCACTGCTGAGGCCAGGCAAGTCTGGTTCAAACAAATTCACAGCTTCAGTCAGGTTAAGAGAACTGGTCCCACCTACACATGTTACCTCCCTCTGCCTCGTGTCCTCCCTCTTCCTCATTCCAAACACTTCCCTATAAAATGTCAGACCGCTAATGACATCCAATTCCTTGATTGCCCACACATTCCATATCAGTACCTTGCCCTCCCTACCACAGACCGATTGAcaaccaagcccccaccgccacACCTATTAGAACAAGAATGGCTGCACTCCTGACTTACAGCTCCCAAATGGGACTGAACAGCTATACCACACTAAACACCTACCTTCCCAACCAAAATATTGGCTGCATAGCACCTACATCTTCAGAAAGCTGGCCAGacaacccttcccctccctcagcACACTACCTGTTAAGCTGTTCCCAGTACATTACCCACCACCAGCATACATTTATTAAATAATGTTTGATCACTCTGATACCAATTAAATGTTTCAACCCAAAGACTCAGCCACTAAACCCCTACAGACTCACCAGCCAGCCTTTTCCTCAGCCTGTAAGGGGTAGTGGACGTAAACTTCCTCTTGCTCTGCAGGACAAAAGCATCTGTTCAGAAGGTACAGCAGATCAACCTTCAACGCATCTTTAATCAGTGACCTGGATTCAATTCTATACCGccagcacggagtttgcacgttcgccctttGACTCCAGGAGTTTCTCCCAAGTGTCATGGTTTCCTGCCAATGTCTCAATGTGTTGGTTGGAAGGTTAATTAGATAATGTAATTTAAGGTAGATGGGTAGAAGGAGAATTCAGGGTGGTGTTGTTGAGCATGAAATAGAGGATAAGAGGGGAATAAGTAGAGAAATGAGATTGCTCTAAGAGTTGGCAGACTTAATGGCCCAAATGACATATTCCTTTGTTGTATGAATAAAAGCACCAGTTGACGACTCTCCACTCCATTCTTACCTTTGAGGGTGTCTTGGTTTGGATCAATATTCctgagaaaacaaaaacaaactctTAACCTCCACAAACTAATTGACCGTGACACGAAAACATGCAGGCTATGTGGTCCAAGCTACAAGTCAGACAGTTCTGAAGCACTTGATTTCAGCTGGAAGAACAGTATGAACTAAAACCAGTGTTTGGGCACTGATTTAAAGTGAAAGAAAAAACCCAGATCGAGAGCAGAGATTTGCACGGCACAGAaatggcccattggcccaccacaATCATGCCAACCTTTTCACCCatcgacactaatcccatttgcctacatttagaCCTTATCTAACACTATCTTTGTCATTTAAGTTTCTgtttaaatgctttttaaacagtGACTGTATCTGATCCCACCATGTCCTTTGGCAGCACCatccagatatcaaccattcGCTGTTGTCTGATCAGCAGCTTGTGACATGGAAAGGGAGGTACAGTGATGAGGGACCAGGATGGAAGAGTGGGGGAAATAAAGACAAAATAAAACAAGATTTAAATAATACTTTTCACAAACGCAGGACATTACAGAGCTGTTTAAAGATGGTTAAGTAGTTTTGAAGTGGAGTCAATGTTGTAGGAAATAAGTAATTTGTATAAAATAAGCTCCCACAACAGATATGCAACGACTCCTGGGTTACGGGGTGACCCAAGGTACCACTTTATACAAATTCTCCGATGCATTTTGAAATCCTTGTTCAAAATGACAATAATACATTTTGTGGCATTCATTAATAACTGGATACATTACATATTTCATTAGATCAATTATGGGTAGTATTAAGGTAAATATTCaatgaaatgaatgaattatAACATGTTGAGTGGGACAATATGGACTACTTTAGAAAATGGATGTTTGACTTATGGAAAATAAAAATCGGCTGGCAGACGGACCGTTGCGTAAGTCGGGGATTGTCATCATCAGCGTCAGTGATGTTGATTGATAGATAAGTACTAACCAGAGCAccggagctcctctctctccttcAGAATAATGACATCCAACCTGATTATGCCCACCTAAATGTCAATGCAGGACCTTGGTAtaaaatctcatccaaaagacattTATGATTCAAATTCTTTTAGGACTCACCACAATGCCCATGTTTATTTGCTGTTGGTGGGCTGTTGGTCGCATCGAATGTTACATTTTTCCCAGGTGTGTGAGCAAGTTCAGAGGCTGAAATTGCAAACAAAATGAATGAGCATATCAAATGATAAACTGTTTCATCCTCACCTAACCTCCGATGTTGGGAATTTTCCTTCTTATTGATGATACAAAGGTTCACCTTTACACATTACTGTGTGTCAGAACATTTGCTGCCAGGATCAGAAGCTAGGAATACTACAGGTTAATTATCTAAAATCAAGAGTGAATTTGCTGACATTGGTAATTGAGTTCACAGCTCTCAACGACATAATCCAAGCGCCTCAACATCACAGCACCAAGCTTGGACCGCTGTACTCACCTTTCTTTGCCATTTTGTTGCCCCTTTTGATGCTTTGAAAGGTAAAAACATCACCACCTGCTGCCGAGACTGCATCACTGGAGGCTCCTGGGTGGTCTGCAAACACAAAGGCTTGGCTCACATCTTCAAACTGTACCTCCCTCATTCAGATTCCCAGAAAACCAAAACCTCCATAATGAAAAAACAAGTACTGTCACTGACTGTGCAGCCGCTCGGATGGGTCTTTACATTTCCCAATGTTCGTAACTGATAGCAAAGATTTCTGCTCGATAACCTCATGGGTTGCACAGTGGTAggactgctgcttcacagcgccagatttgatcctgactacgggtttgtACGGGTTtgttgagtttgtacattctccctgtgaccatatgggttttctccgggtgttccggtttcctcccacatctcaaagacgtgcaggtttatattaattggcttctgtaaattgccccttgtgcgttggatgcaaaagtgggataacatggaactagtgtgcgggtgatcagtggttggcacggactcggtgggccacaggggctGTCCCACACtggatctctacactaaacttatATTGGGGGAAGAGTACCCCTGTAGTTAGATAGGGCACTATTTATTGCATGGAATAATTTTACCCTTCTTGGAGACCCATTTTCACAGTGTATTTCCAGAGGTCACAGATACAACCCTTGACCACCTCCCATCGCTCTCAACCTATCCCCATTGTGTCTATTGTAACCTCCTGGCTCTCGGTTGGTCTTATTCCAATAAATTTATAACACCCAGAAACAATGCGCCAAAGTCTCCACCCTGCAGTGTATGCAGCACCTGTGCTATCTACTCCAAGGGCTTCAATGTATTCATGTTCATTGAACATCTCTGGACTCTCCCCATCTGCCTGTGTCTCTGTCCGCTGCCTGGAAGTTGCCTTCGCCTTTGCAAATACCCGTGACACATTGTTCTGCAGCTTAGAATCTGAAAATCAAAATAAGAAACATATTAATGGCAAGTGGTGTATAGTCCTCTTGTGATGATGGAGTACAATGATTCAAGGGGTAAACAGTTGCCATTTTGACCCTTGCTGACTAACCACCCACTTGCCCTCACTCATGTACCTCCAGTCAATTCTTTTCTAATCCCCTCACCACCACAAATCTTTGGCAATTCTCCAAAGCAACACCATGATACCAGATCTACCATGAACTCAGTCCCATGACTCCAGACACATTT is a window of Rhinoraja longicauda isolate Sanriku21f chromosome 8, sRhiLon1.1, whole genome shotgun sequence DNA encoding:
- the orc2 gene encoding origin recognition complex subunit 2 isoform X3; translated protein: MAAPSLRPRELRFVSDGDVLGHISERAPDSKLQNNVSRVFAKAKATSRQRTETQADGESPEMFNEHEYIEALGVDSTDHPGASSDAVSAAGGDVFTFQSIKRGNKMAKKASELAHTPGKNVTFDATNSPPTANKHGHCGILIQTKTPSKSKRKFTSTTPYRLRKRLADLPGLSSESDYSSSDSEEEGDNSTGKDTSHASSLAPTPGKKSTKPLQPSVVELYFEAHSSSKVLTSDRTLQKLRTPKLDQETLMRLLSDDSLPFSAEVRQLNKGHKKLFRKWMLQTQLGFSILLYGLGSKRELLEKFRCQMLEDAVHLVVNGFFPSITLKSILNSITEEILLHEGSFRNPMDQLGFIVRSFKDNPILDLYLLIHNIDGQMLHGDRNQQILSQLAAIPGIHLLASIDHLNAPLMWDQTRSCLFNWLWCEVTTFKPYTEETSYENSLLVQQSGALALSSLTHVLRSLTPNARGIFKLLARFQLENRDNSSCPGC